The genomic window CCACCAGCGTTTTCCGGCCCATCCGGATTGCCTGCAGATATTCCCCGGCCACCTGAGCATACCGTTCCGTGGGGTCATCAATCTCCCGCAGCCAGCCAAGATTCTGTAATTTTTGAAAGGCACCACCAATCCGGCCTTCCGCCAGATCCGCCACCAACTGCTTATAAGTCCCCCGCTGCCGTTGAATCTCCCGCACGGTGACCGTGGGCAAACCGGCTTCCTGTTCCAGCAAGGTCAGCAAATCCCCCCGCTCGACACTGCGGTGCTGTCGTTGATCCCCTGAGAAAATCACTCGAGCATCCAACTGCTCCGCCAGCCCGAATAGTGCCTCACTCTGGTTCAGCGACAACAAACCGGCCTCATCCACCCAAATAAATCCCCTTCGTGCCCTCTCCTGCAACTGGGAATTCTGCAAAAACATCGCCACCGTATCGGCTTCCGCAAAGCCTTCCTGCCGCAGAACATCCCGGCTTGCCTCCGCGGTGGGTGCCAACACCACTCCCTGCAAACCCGCCTGCTGCAAACCCTCGACCGCTTCCTGCATTAACGAAGTCTTGCCAGTGCCCGCAATCCCCCGAATCAACGTCACCCGATCTCGTGATTGCAGCACATGCTCGACCGCCTGTCGTTGATCCTGATTCAACCATTCCCGTTGAAAATGGTGTGATCCCGACTGGGCAGCCCGCATCGTTCCCCGTCCCGTTCGAGCGAAGCGGCTCACCCGTCCTTCCTGGGCCAGCACTTCCGGCGTGGTTGCCCATAACCGATCCCGGTGCTGGCGGGTCACTAATCCCCGTTCCCGCAACAAATTCCGAGCCTGTTCCGGCAGCAAACCGCCGATTCCCCGTCGTAAGGCCTGTGCCACGACCAGTTTTTCCGGTACCACGGCACGGGAGGTAAAACAATGCTGCCAGGCAAAGTCGATCCCCTCCTGCACCTGCTTCCCACGGTCCACCCCGGTCACCTGCTGTAACTGCTGTAAACGTGCTTTTTCACCGTCATCCAGCCTCCCCTGCCAGTCTGCCCGCAATTCCGACATCGTCAGTTGCTTATTTTTCGCTTCCCGTGTCTGGGCACCCAGTTCCGCCTTCCGTTCAGGATCGGTAATCCCTGCCTCCCGTGCCTTTTCCTCAATCTGAGCAGTCCGGCGGGAGAATTTCTTCAACACCTCTTCCCCCATCCCCGCCACTTCCCATCCAGTGCGGGTGCGTTCCACGCCATAACCCAATCGCTGTATTTCCTCCGCCAAGCGGGCATGAAAACCTGCCTCATAATAGCGGGCATCCCTTTTCAGCCCACGAAACTGACCCGCCTTCCAGCGGTTTTCTTCGCCATCAAATGTGGCATTGAACACAAAAACATGACTGTGCAGGTGGGGATCCGGCACTCCCGCAACTGGTCTTGATGTAGTATGCACAAATTCCGCCCACACCATATTCCCTGTGGTGCGGTCCTGTTCCACTCCCCGCTGCCGAACACGGGTCTGCATCTCCCCTTCCGCTTCCTGCATCGTTTCCAGCACCGCACCCCGAAATGCCTCGAGAATCCGCTCATCCTGAGTCAGACCATACAGTAACGACACTGATTTCGGGGCATTAAACGTCCAGTCGTAGCCAACAGTGCGGTCTCCCCGTGTGCGAACGGTCAATGGAGAACCATTGGGGGTCTGATTCTCGCACAACTGCTCAAAATCAGCCAGCTGCATCAACCCCATTAAACCGAGACGCTCCGCCCCCTTGCCGCCCCAGATACCGGGGCGCTCCTGGTCTTCCGACAGATAGTCCGAGCGGGAGAAATAGCTTTTGGCTGCCCCCGCATTCGCCTGCTGAGTAATCCGTAGCATGCGGCATTATACCGCTGGTCAAATGGACG from Zavarzinella sp. includes these protein-coding regions:
- the mobF gene encoding MobF family relaxase; translation: MLRITQQANAGAAKSYFSRSDYLSEDQERPGIWGGKGAERLGLMGLMQLADFEQLCENQTPNGSPLTVRTRGDRTVGYDWTFNAPKSVSLLYGLTQDERILEAFRGAVLETMQEAEGEMQTRVRQRGVEQDRTTGNMVWAEFVHTTSRPVAGVPDPHLHSHVFVFNATFDGEENRWKAGQFRGLKRDARYYEAGFHARLAEEIQRLGYGVERTRTGWEVAGMGEEVLKKFSRRTAQIEEKAREAGITDPERKAELGAQTREAKNKQLTMSELRADWQGRLDDGEKARLQQLQQVTGVDRGKQVQEGIDFAWQHCFTSRAVVPEKLVVAQALRRGIGGLLPEQARNLLRERGLVTRQHRDRLWATTPEVLAQEGRVSRFARTGRGTMRAAQSGSHHFQREWLNQDQRQAVEHVLQSRDRVTLIRGIAGTGKTSLMQEAVEGLQQAGLQGVVLAPTAEASRDVLRQEGFAEADTVAMFLQNSQLQERARRGFIWVDEAGLLSLNQSEALFGLAEQLDARVIFSGDQRQHRSVERGDLLTLLEQEAGLPTVTVREIQRQRGTYKQLVADLAEGRIGGAFQKLQNLGWLREIDDPTERYAQVAGEYLQAIRMGRKTLVVSPTHQEGEAVTRAIRQRLQREGVLREERSFTVWKPVHLTEAEKQDPLQYSAGRMIQYHQHAPGRPAGSQWLLDGKETPVQQSRKFSVFRPEQRNFAVGDWVRITHNGKSKDGKHRLNRGGLYQIAGFSEQGDIRLQNGWEIDAQWGHLDWGYVLTSHASQGKTADQVLVVQSQVSMGATTPEQFYVSASRGRERVLVFTDAAQSLQEGLQRETVQPHALPFVRDGLPPAPVRERDYDRV